Proteins from one Flavobacterium sp. N2038 genomic window:
- a CDS encoding SusC/RagA family TonB-linked outer membrane protein — protein sequence MKKKLKIYSILFLLLLTTGINAQNTKPLIQSKLDGTVVDDVTNQPIIGASVVIKGTTHGVQTDAEGKFYFQTGQKFPYTLIVSYIGYKKAEIIVDKNPVTIHLKEERQELDELVVVGYGTQKRKDITGSVASVPKANLAQVTSSADNLLRGAIPGVVVTQSSGRPGASSSVRIRGGNSITAGNEPLYVLDGVLIYNDNNNGTAGVANAGATVNVLSTINPADIESIEVLKDASATAIYGSRGANGVVIITTKKGTKGQDNISYQGYFGFQNVSKKLHLMNASQWASLRNDVQASIGQAPSFTPAQIEAFKTSGSYDWQDAIFRTAAPIQNHQLTFSGGDDRSRYTISAGYFDQDGIVIATDFKRISLRANYERNYSQNFKFGVNANYTNSAANGVGTNGGSSAGRQPNPLVVALYQPPVVPIKNADGTYNLTNNPYATATNGIIPNPINDLENTTNETKINRILTSLFGEYKITKKLVAKVAVSGDVIDTKQNYYAPSTTTTGAGVKGLASVGSRRVSSVLNENTLNYNTNFGENHKFSALGGYTLQYTKGEVVNAGAQTFVNDANTYNALQDGVPVKPYSDAFESVLKSWLARINYSYKGKYNFTLSGRADGSSRFGSESLWGYFPSAGFSWNITDEDFAKNIKGVTEAKLRLTAGTTGNQEIGNYLSLASMGSVNYAFGGTLQTGLAPTRLANPDLKWEKTNQYNIGLDLSLLDRKINFVFDVYYKKTKDLLINVPVPLTSGYATVLQNIGGVENKGLEIGLITENIKTENFSWNSNFVFSTNKNKVVAIGNGVDQFFPVVPNGSLLQQQPVTVKVGLPLGTFWGYKTNGIFQTQEEVNTQPKINSLANTKVGDRRYVDTNGDGVITALDKGNLGTSQPKFVGSFSNTISYHDFDLNFSFQGAYGGKIFNALNQQLEISTLGTNANVTLEDRWTPANPSNEIPRATSSPLGIVSERYVEDASFLRLKLITLGYTLPKSVSKKLGTKSVKFYVSAENLITWTKYTGYDPEVSSYEQNNLYPGIDFGSYPNSKTFISGLNVTF from the coding sequence ATGAAAAAAAAATTAAAAATATATTCAATATTATTTCTGTTGCTACTGACGACGGGAATTAATGCTCAGAATACAAAACCCCTTATCCAATCAAAACTTGACGGAACAGTTGTCGATGATGTTACAAATCAGCCTATTATTGGTGCTTCGGTAGTCATAAAAGGTACAACTCACGGGGTTCAGACCGATGCAGAAGGAAAATTCTATTTTCAAACTGGTCAAAAATTTCCATATACCTTAATTGTAAGTTACATTGGATACAAAAAAGCAGAAATTATTGTTGATAAAAATCCGGTTACTATACACTTAAAAGAAGAGCGTCAGGAACTAGATGAACTGGTAGTTGTGGGTTACGGAACTCAAAAAAGAAAAGACATTACGGGTTCTGTTGCCTCTGTTCCAAAGGCCAATTTAGCACAAGTAACCTCATCTGCAGATAATTTACTTCGCGGTGCCATACCTGGTGTGGTAGTTACACAAAGTTCAGGACGTCCCGGAGCTTCATCAAGTGTACGTATTCGTGGAGGAAACTCAATTACAGCAGGCAATGAACCGCTTTATGTATTAGACGGTGTTTTAATTTACAATGACAATAATAATGGTACTGCCGGTGTAGCAAATGCAGGAGCCACTGTGAATGTCCTTTCGACAATTAATCCCGCTGATATAGAATCTATTGAAGTCTTGAAAGATGCTTCAGCAACAGCCATTTATGGATCTAGAGGAGCAAATGGTGTCGTTATTATCACTACTAAAAAAGGTACAAAAGGACAAGACAACATTTCGTATCAAGGCTATTTTGGATTTCAAAATGTCTCAAAAAAATTACATCTGATGAATGCCAGCCAATGGGCAAGTTTACGTAATGATGTTCAGGCAAGTATTGGTCAGGCACCTTCTTTTACTCCTGCTCAGATTGAGGCTTTTAAAACTTCGGGAAGTTATGACTGGCAAGATGCCATTTTTAGAACTGCCGCTCCAATACAAAACCATCAATTAACTTTTTCCGGTGGAGACGATCGTTCTAGATATACAATTTCGGCAGGCTATTTTGATCAGGATGGAATTGTAATTGCAACCGATTTTAAACGAATTTCACTTCGCGCAAATTACGAGCGAAATTATTCTCAGAATTTCAAATTTGGCGTAAATGCAAATTATACAAATTCAGCCGCAAACGGAGTTGGAACAAATGGAGGTTCAAGTGCCGGAAGACAACCAAATCCATTAGTAGTTGCCTTGTATCAGCCACCGGTTGTTCCTATAAAAAATGCCGACGGAACTTATAATTTAACTAATAATCCTTACGCAACGGCAACTAATGGTATTATCCCAAATCCAATTAATGATCTGGAAAACACAACCAATGAAACCAAAATCAACAGGATCTTAACCAGCTTATTTGGTGAATATAAAATTACCAAAAAACTAGTTGCAAAAGTTGCGGTAAGTGGTGATGTAATTGATACTAAACAAAATTATTATGCACCATCTACCACTACAACCGGAGCGGGAGTAAAAGGTTTAGCCTCTGTTGGTAGCCGTCGGGTTAGTTCTGTTCTAAATGAAAACACACTGAATTACAATACTAATTTTGGTGAAAATCATAAATTCTCAGCCTTAGGAGGTTATACACTTCAATACACAAAAGGTGAGGTTGTAAATGCGGGAGCGCAGACTTTTGTAAATGATGCCAATACTTACAATGCACTGCAAGATGGTGTCCCGGTAAAACCTTATAGTGATGCATTTGAAAGTGTATTGAAATCTTGGTTAGCAAGAATAAATTATTCTTATAAAGGAAAATACAATTTTACACTTTCTGGCCGTGCAGACGGTTCTTCAAGATTTGGTTCTGAGTCACTTTGGGGATATTTCCCTTCGGCAGGATTCTCCTGGAATATTACCGACGAAGACTTCGCTAAAAACATTAAAGGTGTAACAGAAGCTAAACTTAGACTTACAGCAGGTACAACCGGAAATCAGGAAATTGGAAATTATCTTTCGCTTGCTTCAATGGGTTCTGTAAATTATGCCTTTGGAGGAACTTTACAAACTGGTCTTGCTCCTACCCGATTAGCAAATCCAGATTTGAAATGGGAAAAAACAAATCAGTATAATATTGGTTTAGACTTATCTTTACTAGACCGAAAAATCAATTTTGTTTTTGATGTTTATTACAAAAAAACAAAAGATTTGTTAATCAACGTTCCTGTGCCATTGACTTCAGGATATGCAACTGTACTTCAAAATATTGGAGGTGTTGAAAACAAGGGTCTCGAAATTGGTTTGATCACAGAAAACATAAAAACAGAAAATTTCTCATGGAACTCTAACTTTGTTTTTTCTACAAACAAAAACAAAGTAGTAGCGATAGGAAACGGTGTAGACCAATTCTTTCCTGTTGTTCCAAACGGATCTTTATTACAGCAGCAGCCCGTAACCGTAAAAGTCGGACTACCTTTAGGCACATTCTGGGGGTATAAAACAAATGGCATTTTCCAAACTCAGGAAGAAGTAAATACACAGCCAAAAATAAACAGTTTGGCTAACACTAAAGTGGGTGACAGAAGATATGTTGACACAAATGGAGATGGTGTAATTACTGCTCTTGACAAAGGAAATCTAGGCACTTCTCAGCCAAAATTTGTGGGAAGTTTCAGCAATACAATTTCTTATCATGATTTTGATTTGAATTTCTCTTTTCAAGGTGCTTATGGCGGAAAAATATTCAATGCTTTAAATCAGCAATTAGAGATTTCTACACTTGGAACAAATGCTAATGTGACGTTAGAAGATCGTTGGACACCGGCAAATCCAAGCAATGAAATTCCGAGAGCTACAAGTTCACCTTTAGGAATCGTTTCAGAGCGATATGTAGAAGATGCATCATTCCTGAGATTGAAATTAATTACATTGGGTTATACATTACCAAAAAGCGTTTCTAAAAAACTGGGAACAAAAAGTGTGAAATTCTATGTTTCCGCAGAAAACTTAATTACGTGGACAAAATACACTGGTTATGATCCAGAAGTAAGCTCATACGAACAAAACAACTTATATCCGGGAATTGATTTTGGCTCTTATCCAAACTCTAAAACATTTATCTCGGGCTTGAACGTAACTTTCTAA
- a CDS encoding molybdopterin molybdotransferase MoeA — translation MIEVSKALEIIEANCTKMPTKCISVSKALGYVLAEKVISPIDMPPFRQSAMDGYAFKHSIRHQYDLAGISQAGDHSNIKLKTTEAIRIFTGAFVPDSADTVVMQEHVMANSDSILIAEMPEKFSNVRPKGEQIAKDEVVFETHTLITPAAIGFLASLGITEIEVYKKPKVAILVTGNELVQPGKKLKKGKIFESNSVMLEAALQTIGIAKTKVYRVKDNLKATKKALKSILKNMILS, via the coding sequence ATGATAGAAGTTAGTAAAGCCCTGGAAATAATTGAAGCGAATTGTACTAAAATGCCAACGAAATGTATTTCTGTTAGCAAAGCTTTAGGATATGTTTTGGCAGAGAAAGTGATTTCACCTATTGATATGCCACCCTTTCGTCAGTCGGCGATGGATGGATATGCGTTTAAACATAGTATCCGACATCAATACGATCTGGCTGGTATTTCTCAGGCAGGAGATCATTCGAATATAAAATTAAAAACAACCGAAGCGATTAGAATATTTACTGGCGCATTTGTCCCAGACAGTGCAGATACTGTTGTAATGCAGGAACATGTAATGGCAAACAGCGATTCTATTTTGATTGCCGAAATGCCAGAAAAATTTTCAAATGTTCGTCCAAAAGGAGAACAAATTGCTAAAGATGAGGTTGTTTTTGAAACGCATACTTTAATTACGCCTGCTGCAATTGGATTTTTGGCAAGTTTGGGAATTACAGAAATTGAAGTTTATAAAAAGCCTAAAGTTGCCATTTTAGTGACAGGAAACGAATTAGTGCAACCGGGAAAGAAATTAAAAAAGGGAAAAATATTCGAAAGTAATTCGGTTATGCTCGAAGCGGCACTGCAGACAATCGGAATTGCAAAAACGAAAGTTTACAGAGTTAAAGATAATCTGAAAGCAACAAAAAAAGCGCTCAAAAGCATTTTAAAAAATATGATATTGTCCTAG
- a CDS encoding molybdopterin-binding protein yields MSVGDYDFVKEALLQNDVKELFYKINQKPGKPMFFGSKNETLVFALPGNPASSLTNFYIYVAPAVKNKMGFSEIHKPKVVRKINSEIKNSTGKTLFLKAKYDETNVTVLDGQSSTMLNTFAVANSLIIVPENVENYKKGQLVTLLPID; encoded by the coding sequence ATTTCGGTTGGAGATTATGATTTTGTAAAAGAAGCATTATTGCAGAATGATGTAAAAGAGCTTTTTTATAAAATCAATCAGAAACCTGGAAAACCAATGTTCTTTGGATCTAAAAATGAAACTTTAGTTTTTGCTCTTCCGGGAAATCCGGCTTCGTCGTTGACTAATTTTTACATTTATGTTGCTCCGGCGGTAAAAAATAAAATGGGGTTTTCTGAAATTCATAAACCAAAAGTAGTTCGAAAAATAAATTCTGAAATTAAAAACAGTACAGGAAAAACATTGTTTCTAAAAGCAAAATATGATGAAACAAACGTAACGGTTTTAGATGGCCAAAGTTCTACAATGCTAAATACATTTGCGGTAGCCAACAGTTTAATAATTGTACCTGAAAATGTAGAAAATTATAAAAAAGGACAATTAGTGACATTATTGCCAATTGATTAA
- a CDS encoding sulfite exporter TauE/SafE family protein: protein MNLLSSENIVLFSFALIVIAFLYSSVGHGGASGYLALMSIFAFPISIMKPSALLLNLFVSSISFLFYYRKNYFKPKLFYPFAIASIPAAFIGGFITLDNTIYKIILGIVLVFAALRLFGVFNFKEKEEVKINLPIALVIGFAIGLLSGMLGIGGGIILSPILLFLGWASVKESAAISSLFIFVNSFAGMLGFFLGGKVIPMESFYLVPIAVVGGMLGGFYGSGSFSNRTLKMVLGTVILMASVKLIFP from the coding sequence ATGAATCTCTTAAGTTCCGAAAATATTGTATTATTCAGTTTTGCATTAATTGTTATTGCATTTTTATATTCAAGTGTAGGCCACGGTGGAGCATCGGGATATCTGGCATTAATGAGCATTTTTGCATTTCCGATTTCGATAATGAAACCATCAGCTTTATTGTTGAATTTGTTTGTTTCGAGTATTTCGTTCTTATTTTATTATCGCAAAAATTATTTTAAACCCAAATTGTTTTATCCCTTTGCGATAGCGTCAATTCCGGCGGCATTCATAGGCGGGTTTATAACATTGGATAATACAATTTATAAAATAATTTTAGGAATTGTATTGGTTTTTGCAGCATTAAGATTATTTGGAGTATTTAATTTTAAAGAAAAAGAAGAAGTAAAAATCAATCTTCCAATTGCATTGGTAATTGGTTTTGCAATAGGTTTATTGTCAGGGATGTTAGGGATAGGTGGTGGAATTATCCTGAGTCCGATTTTATTGTTTTTAGGATGGGCATCGGTTAAAGAATCTGCCGCGATTTCGAGTTTGTTCATTTTTGTGAATTCCTTTGCGGGAATGTTAGGATTCTTTTTAGGAGGAAAAGTAATTCCGATGGAAAGTTTTTATTTAGTTCCAATTGCAGTTGTAGGAGGAATGTTAGGCGGATTTTACGGAAGTGGATCTTTCTCTAACAGAACATTAAAAATGGTTTTAGGAACCGTGATTTTGATGGCAAGCGTCAAATTGATTTTTCCTTGA
- a CDS encoding molybdenum cofactor guanylyltransferase, with product MSISVFILCGGKSTRMQSEKGLVLFQDKPFIEHIIRAILPITDNIKLITASKEYDYLEYDKIPDLILDKGPLGGIYTALSNSETEFNLILSCDIPLISTELLQELISKHTEEAGITVFASESKTHPLIGIYSKKIVPIIKKAIDSDELKMMDLLVKVPHQILNIEENENFHLTNINSADELNDLNINLS from the coding sequence ATGAGTATATCAGTATTTATTCTTTGCGGAGGAAAAAGCACCAGAATGCAGTCTGAAAAAGGATTAGTACTGTTTCAGGACAAGCCATTTATTGAACATATAATTCGGGCGATTTTGCCTATTACAGATAATATAAAACTGATTACGGCTTCAAAAGAATACGATTATTTAGAGTACGATAAAATACCTGATTTAATTTTGGATAAAGGTCCGCTAGGAGGAATTTATACAGCATTATCAAATTCTGAAACCGAATTTAATTTGATTTTAAGCTGCGATATTCCGCTAATTTCGACCGAATTATTACAGGAATTAATTTCAAAACATACAGAAGAAGCCGGAATAACTGTTTTTGCTTCAGAAAGTAAGACACATCCATTAATTGGGATTTATTCAAAAAAGATTGTTCCAATTATCAAAAAAGCAATTGATTCAGATGAATTAAAAATGATGGATTTATTGGTTAAAGTACCACATCAAATTTTGAATATAGAAGAAAATGAAAACTTTCATTTGACGAATATTAATTCGGCTGACGAATTGAATGATTTGAATATCAATTTAAGTTAA
- the cobA gene encoding uroporphyrinogen-III C-methyltransferase codes for MQNLKTPKLTIVGAGPGDVELITMKAIKVLKSADVVLYDALVNEELLEYASNAEIVFVGKRLGCHAYTQDQINDLIVSMAKSHGHVVRLKGGDPFVFGRGSEEIEFAEAFGIETAIVPGISSALGVPASVGISLTQRKVAESFWVITGTTSDHKLSKDVLLASKSTATVVILMGMHKLNEIISIYQENRNDDLPVAIIQNGTKNSEQKVIGTINTITKLVAEKNISSPAIIVIGEVVRNTSSWISYFQEHFEDEFIFQNLNL; via the coding sequence ATGCAAAACTTAAAAACACCAAAATTGACGATTGTTGGCGCAGGTCCGGGCGACGTTGAACTGATTACGATGAAAGCTATAAAAGTTTTAAAAAGTGCCGATGTAGTTTTGTATGATGCTTTAGTCAACGAAGAATTGTTAGAATATGCATCAAATGCAGAAATTGTTTTTGTTGGAAAAAGATTAGGCTGTCACGCTTACACGCAAGATCAAATTAATGATTTAATTGTTTCTATGGCAAAAAGTCACGGACATGTGGTGCGTCTAAAAGGCGGTGATCCGTTTGTTTTTGGACGAGGAAGCGAAGAAATCGAGTTTGCAGAAGCATTTGGAATTGAAACGGCTATTGTTCCCGGAATTTCATCTGCTTTGGGTGTTCCAGCCTCAGTTGGAATTAGTTTAACACAACGAAAAGTGGCTGAAAGTTTCTGGGTAATTACCGGAACAACTTCTGATCATAAACTGTCAAAAGATGTTCTTTTGGCTTCAAAGTCGACAGCGACTGTGGTAATTTTGATGGGAATGCATAAATTGAACGAAATAATTTCGATTTATCAGGAAAACAGAAATGATGATTTACCAGTTGCTATTATTCAGAACGGAACTAAAAATTCGGAACAAAAAGTGATTGGAACTATTAATACAATCACTAAATTGGTTGCTGAAAAAAATATATCATCGCCTGCTATTATTGTGATTGGAGAAGTAGTAAGAAACACTTCAAGCTGGATTTCCTATTTTCAGGAACATTTTGAAGATGAATTCATTTTTCAGAATTTAAATTTATAA
- a CDS encoding MoaD/ThiS family protein: MIEIKYFGAVAEKTKCEFEKLSFSEVSLQDLLRDLEEKYQFESLSFSVAVNQKIVSKVAAYDLQTNDIVALLPPFAGG; encoded by the coding sequence ATGATCGAGATTAAATATTTTGGAGCTGTTGCCGAAAAGACAAAATGTGAGTTCGAAAAGTTATCTTTTTCTGAAGTTTCACTGCAAGATTTGTTGCGTGATTTAGAAGAAAAATACCAATTTGAATCACTTTCTTTCAGCGTAGCGGTAAATCAAAAAATAGTTTCAAAAGTAGCAGCATATGATTTGCAGACCAATGATATTGTTGCTTTATTACCGCCGTTTGCCGGAGGATAA
- the moeB gene encoding HesA/MoeB/ThiF family protein → MSASNRYNRQIILPEIGEDGQYKLSKSKVLVIGAGGLGAAILPYLAAAGVGEIGIVDDDVLEISNLHRQVIYKSFAVGKSKVEEAKLMISELNPLVKVNAFAEKLSGKNAISLFEKYDIIVDATDNISIKYLINDTCLVANKPMVYGSIFRFQGQVSVFNYQNGPTYRCLYPDENSNALNCEDAGVIGISVGIIGMFQANEVLKMILGIGEVLSGKILVYNILNNEQQKYDFDKSDFESISREAFEEKYNKSEVEEISFESVLDEINNDEVLFLDVRNEDELPKISLKNQVQIPLMNLENEIQKLNKNQTIYVYCQSGIRSKIAAELLQKHQFENIKSIAGGALAMKQLLKEEGIKV, encoded by the coding sequence ATGAGTGCATCAAACCGATATAACCGACAAATAATTCTTCCTGAAATAGGAGAGGATGGTCAGTACAAATTATCGAAATCTAAAGTTTTGGTTATTGGTGCCGGAGGTTTGGGCGCGGCAATTCTGCCTTATTTGGCTGCCGCCGGAGTTGGCGAAATTGGAATTGTAGATGATGATGTTTTAGAGATTTCAAATTTACATCGTCAGGTAATTTACAAGAGTTTTGCGGTTGGAAAATCTAAAGTTGAAGAAGCCAAACTGATGATTTCAGAATTGAATCCGTTGGTAAAAGTCAATGCTTTTGCTGAGAAATTATCAGGTAAAAATGCCATTTCGTTATTTGAAAAATACGATATTATTGTTGACGCAACAGACAATATTTCGATTAAATATTTAATTAATGATACTTGTCTGGTGGCTAATAAACCAATGGTTTACGGATCTATTTTTAGATTTCAAGGGCAAGTTTCAGTTTTCAATTATCAAAACGGTCCAACATACAGATGTTTGTATCCAGATGAAAACAGCAATGCATTAAATTGTGAAGATGCCGGAGTAATTGGAATTTCAGTTGGAATTATTGGAATGTTTCAGGCAAATGAAGTTTTGAAAATGATTTTAGGAATTGGAGAGGTTTTAAGTGGAAAAATATTGGTGTATAATATTCTGAACAACGAACAGCAAAAGTATGATTTTGATAAAAGTGATTTTGAGTCAATAAGCAGAGAAGCATTCGAAGAAAAATATAATAAATCTGAAGTCGAAGAAATAAGTTTTGAATCGGTTTTGGATGAAATAAATAATGATGAGGTTCTTTTTTTAGATGTTAGAAATGAAGATGAACTGCCTAAAATCAGTTTAAAAAATCAAGTTCAAATTCCTTTAATGAATTTAGAAAATGAGATTCAAAAACTAAATAAAAACCAAACGATTTATGTTTATTGTCAATCCGGAATTAGAAGCAAAATCGCAGCAGAATTGCTTCAAAAGCATCAATTTGAGAATATAAAAAGTATTGCTGGCGGAGCTTTGGCAATGAAACAATTATTAAAAGAAGAAGGAATTAAAGTTTAG
- a CDS encoding molybdenum cofactor biosynthesis protein MoaE, with amino-acid sequence MSKNVFVEGPISPEFIAESIAKHQSKHTIGAHNIFLGQVRADVIHDNTVVAIDYSAYTDMANEALYAIREKAFAKFDLTCMHIYHSLGVVKAGEICLFVFVSATRRKQVYEATEAIVNWIKTDVPIFGKEMFENDTFTWKQNTNG; translated from the coding sequence ATGAGTAAAAATGTATTTGTAGAAGGACCAATTTCTCCTGAATTTATAGCGGAGTCGATCGCCAAACACCAATCAAAACACACGATTGGAGCGCATAATATTTTTCTGGGTCAGGTTCGTGCCGATGTGATTCATGATAATACAGTTGTAGCAATCGATTATTCGGCATATACTGATATGGCGAACGAAGCTTTGTATGCGATTCGTGAAAAAGCTTTCGCTAAATTCGACTTAACCTGTATGCACATTTACCATAGTTTGGGCGTTGTAAAGGCAGGCGAAATCTGTTTGTTCGTTTTTGTTTCGGCAACACGACGCAAACAAGTTTATGAAGCCACAGAAGCTATTGTAAACTGGATTAAAACCGATGTACCGATTTTTGGTAAAGAAATGTTTGAGAACGATACATTCACCTGGAAACAAAACACTAATGGTTGA
- the moaCB gene encoding bifunctional molybdenum cofactor biosynthesis protein MoaC/MoaB — protein MVDITHKISTLRVATATAIVKVSKQETIDAVVNNLVPKGNVFEMAKTAGLFAVKNTHLSIPDCHPLPIEFTAVEYNIEGLEIHIIFKVKTVYKTGVEVEAMHGASIVALTMYDMLKPIDKEIEISTIRLVNKEGGKSSFKNKFPNVIKAAVFVCSDSIFAGDKEDRSGKVIVEKLDSYGVETSHYEIIPDELDVIQERTKAFTKDNQLVIFTGGTGLSPRDVTPEALAPLLESRIPGIEEAIRNYGQQRMPYAMLSRTVAGTLGKTVVLALPGSTNGARESMDAVFPHLLHVFHILKGKNHDSL, from the coding sequence ATGGTTGATATTACGCATAAAATAAGTACTTTAAGAGTCGCAACCGCAACTGCAATTGTAAAAGTTAGTAAACAGGAAACAATTGATGCTGTAGTGAACAATTTGGTACCGAAAGGGAATGTATTCGAAATGGCAAAAACTGCAGGATTGTTTGCGGTAAAAAACACACACTTGTCTATTCCGGATTGTCACCCGCTTCCTATTGAATTTACAGCAGTAGAGTACAATATTGAAGGTTTGGAAATTCACATAATTTTCAAAGTAAAAACGGTTTACAAAACCGGCGTTGAGGTTGAAGCCATGCATGGCGCATCTATTGTCGCGTTGACTATGTACGATATGCTGAAACCAATTGATAAAGAAATCGAAATTTCAACTATCAGATTAGTCAATAAAGAAGGCGGAAAATCGTCATTCAAAAATAAATTTCCGAATGTAATTAAAGCAGCAGTTTTTGTTTGTTCTGATTCCATTTTTGCAGGAGATAAAGAAGATCGTTCCGGAAAAGTTATTGTAGAAAAATTAGATTCATATGGAGTTGAAACTTCTCATTATGAAATTATTCCCGATGAATTGGATGTTATTCAGGAAAGAACAAAAGCTTTCACTAAAGATAATCAGTTAGTCATTTTTACAGGCGGAACGGGTTTATCTCCTAGAGATGTTACTCCGGAAGCTTTGGCGCCATTACTAGAAAGCAGAATTCCGGGAATTGAAGAAGCAATTCGTAATTATGGACAACAAAGAATGCCTTATGCTATGTTGTCGAGAACTGTTGCAGGAACTTTAGGTAAAACAGTAGTTTTGGCTTTACCTGGATCAACAAACGGCGCAAGAGAATCTATGGATGCTGTTTTTCCGCATTTGTTGCATGTCTTTCATATTTTAAAAGGAAAAAATCATGACAGCCTCTAA
- the moaA gene encoding GTP 3',8-cyclase MoaA, which produces MTASNTILTDGFGRRHNYLRISLLEKCNLRCTYCMPADGIALSPKASLMTAEEIFAIAQTFVENGVDKIRLTGGEPLLRKDFPEIVFKLSQLEISLSITTNGILIDRHIDVLKQYKVKKINLSLDTLISSKFHSITLRNQFEKVIDNLYLLLNNDFEVKVNVVLIKGFNDNEIVDFVKLTQFLPISVRFIEFMPFAGNEWDRSKMVSQKEILSLVETEFSLDEIQKLEDEKNFTARTYKIKGFQGNFGIISSITNPFCDSCNRIRLTADGKIKNCLFSNSETDLLTAFRKGESITNLISDSIQNKKKVRAGMVSVSEMDDPALHFDNRSMIAIGG; this is translated from the coding sequence ATGACAGCCTCTAACACTATTTTGACGGATGGTTTTGGGCGCAGACATAATTATCTGCGTATTTCGCTGCTGGAAAAATGCAACCTGCGTTGTACGTATTGCATGCCTGCTGACGGAATCGCACTTTCTCCAAAAGCCAGTTTAATGACGGCTGAAGAGATTTTTGCCATTGCTCAGACTTTCGTAGAAAATGGTGTTGACAAAATTAGACTTACAGGTGGTGAGCCTTTATTAAGAAAAGATTTTCCTGAAATCGTTTTTAAATTGTCTCAATTAGAGATTTCTCTTTCTATTACCACAAACGGAATTCTGATCGACCGTCATATCGACGTTTTAAAGCAGTATAAAGTCAAAAAGATCAATTTGAGTTTAGACACCCTGATTTCGTCAAAATTTCATTCTATAACACTTAGAAATCAGTTTGAGAAGGTTATTGATAATCTGTATCTGCTTTTGAATAATGATTTTGAAGTAAAAGTAAATGTAGTTTTAATAAAAGGTTTTAATGATAATGAAATTGTAGATTTTGTGAAGTTAACACAGTTTTTGCCGATTTCAGTTCGCTTTATTGAGTTTATGCCTTTTGCAGGAAACGAATGGGATAGGAGTAAAATGGTTTCTCAGAAAGAGATATTGTCTTTGGTTGAAACAGAATTTTCTTTAGATGAAATTCAGAAATTAGAGGACGAAAAAAACTTCACAGCCAGAACGTATAAAATAAAAGGATTTCAAGGTAATTTCGGAATTATAAGCTCGATTACCAATCCGTTTTGTGACAGTTGTAACCGTATTCGCCTCACAGCAGACGGAAAAATAAAGAATTGTCTTTTCTCAAATTCAGAAACTGATTTGTTAACAGCTTTCAGAAAAGGAGAATCAATAACCAATTTAATATCCGATTCTATTCAGAATAAAAAGAAAGTCAGAGCCGGAATGGTTAGCGTTTCTGAAATGGATGATCCGGCACTTCACTTTGATAATCGTAGTATGATTGCGATTGGGGGGTGA